A genomic segment from Blastococcus sp. PRF04-17 encodes:
- a CDS encoding YceI family protein, whose product MSAPLRAPVLAAGTWRVDDGRTRVAFAVRNFGFVVHGTVACAAGEVELDGAGRPVRARARLDLTSVATGIARRDLDLRKPSLLDIDRHPEMTWSAHRFTPAPDGGWRADGVLAVRGTSAPLTLVGTPEAAGQDGACIRVRATGELDRATVGIRVPSLVIGRRVVVTVDAWLSRS is encoded by the coding sequence GTGAGCGCGCCGCTGCGGGCACCCGTCCTGGCCGCCGGCACCTGGAGGGTCGACGACGGCCGGACCAGGGTCGCCTTCGCCGTCCGCAACTTCGGGTTCGTCGTGCACGGGACGGTGGCCTGCGCCGCGGGCGAGGTCGAGCTGGACGGCGCCGGCCGGCCGGTCCGGGCCCGAGCCCGGCTGGATCTCACCAGCGTGGCCACCGGCATCGCCCGCCGGGACCTCGACCTGCGCAAGCCCTCGCTGCTCGACATCGACCGGCACCCGGAGATGACCTGGTCGGCACACCGGTTCACGCCGGCTCCGGACGGGGGCTGGCGGGCGGACGGGGTGCTGGCGGTGCGCGGCACGTCGGCGCCCCTCACCCTCGTCGGTACGCCCGAGGCGGCCGGTCAGGACGGTGCGTGCATCCGCGTCCGCGCCACCGGCGAGCTGGACCGGGCCACCGTCGGTATCCGGGTGCCCTCGCTCGTGATCGGTCGCCGGGTCGTGGTCACCGTCGACGCCTGGCTGTCGCGCTCGTGA
- a CDS encoding S8 family serine peptidase, translating into MTPRGTGATTTTTAAGNTVVDTAPDTVVAPAGPLSDPLVGTSGQVVVNPSTGLENQWYVFRCAVNTAWSRSSGRNVVITDIDWGYRTSHQDLSAKIRRTYNSFDGTAVVTHGGSVSHGTAVAGLAGAAVNGRGMSGVAHDAELWAVQADSGTSPGLGGNAWARGIDWVRTQNSNGRRKVIVLEVQTGAFGNYEQVPSVNAAIRTAIAAGVVVCVAAGNGDKNAGLDDSGKAIPETGSILVGATAYHATQNKRAWFSNWGPRITVSCPGDADHDLTCLDSSDTAYRNGFGGTSGATPKIAGAAALMLAVNPGLSHADVRRILTVTGSALTADPGKDLGRFLDAGAAVRQAVVGTTGRLEIFARGSDGAVWHKWQVAPNSGWSGWNSQGGWIDILKVGRNADGRMELFARGSDGAVWHKWQVAPNAGWSAWHSLGGWVDQIAVSRNLDGRMEVFARGSDKALWHIWQVAPNSGWSRWESLGGWIDDLAVGQNADGRMEVFARGSDKALWHKWQTAPNNGWSGWHSQDGWIDRLAVGRNDDGRLEVFARGSDGALWHKWQVAPNSSWSGWNSQGGWIDMLDVGKNLDGRLEVFARGADGAVWHKWQVAPNSSWSGWNSQGGWIDMLDVDQNNDGRLEIFARGSDKALWHKWQVAPNSGWSGWNSQGGWIDRIAIGQNAL; encoded by the coding sequence GTGACGCCCCGGGGAACGGGGGCGACGACCACCACGACCGCCGCCGGGAACACCGTCGTCGACACCGCTCCGGACACCGTCGTCGCACCGGCCGGGCCGCTGTCGGACCCGCTGGTCGGCACGAGCGGTCAGGTCGTCGTCAACCCCTCGACCGGCCTCGAGAACCAGTGGTACGTCTTCCGGTGCGCGGTGAACACCGCCTGGTCGCGGTCCTCGGGACGCAACGTCGTCATCACCGACATCGACTGGGGCTACCGGACGTCGCACCAGGACCTGTCGGCGAAGATCCGGCGGACGTACAACTCGTTCGACGGCACCGCGGTCGTGACCCACGGCGGCTCGGTGTCCCACGGCACGGCGGTCGCCGGCCTCGCGGGTGCGGCGGTGAACGGCCGGGGGATGTCCGGCGTCGCCCACGACGCCGAGCTCTGGGCCGTGCAGGCCGACTCCGGGACGAGCCCCGGCCTGGGCGGCAACGCGTGGGCCCGCGGCATCGACTGGGTCCGCACGCAGAACAGCAACGGCCGCCGCAAGGTGATCGTGCTGGAGGTGCAGACCGGCGCGTTCGGCAACTACGAGCAGGTCCCGTCGGTGAACGCCGCCATCCGGACCGCGATCGCCGCCGGTGTGGTCGTCTGCGTCGCGGCCGGCAACGGCGACAAGAACGCCGGGCTCGACGACTCGGGCAAGGCCATCCCGGAGACCGGCTCGATCCTGGTCGGGGCGACGGCCTACCACGCGACGCAGAACAAGCGCGCGTGGTTCAGCAACTGGGGGCCGCGGATCACGGTGTCCTGCCCCGGCGATGCCGACCACGACCTGACCTGCCTGGACAGCAGCGACACCGCATACCGCAACGGTTTCGGCGGCACCTCGGGCGCCACGCCGAAGATCGCCGGCGCCGCGGCGCTGATGCTGGCGGTCAACCCCGGCCTGAGCCACGCCGACGTCCGGCGGATCCTCACCGTCACCGGCTCGGCCCTCACCGCCGACCCGGGCAAGGACCTCGGCCGGTTCCTCGACGCCGGTGCCGCCGTCCGCCAGGCGGTGGTCGGCACCACCGGCCGGCTGGAGATCTTCGCCCGCGGCTCGGACGGAGCCGTCTGGCACAAGTGGCAGGTCGCCCCCAACAGCGGCTGGTCGGGCTGGAACTCGCAGGGCGGCTGGATCGACATCCTGAAGGTGGGCCGGAACGCCGACGGGCGCATGGAGCTGTTCGCCCGCGGCTCGGACGGAGCCGTCTGGCACAAGTGGCAGGTCGCCCCGAACGCCGGCTGGTCGGCCTGGCACTCCCTCGGCGGCTGGGTCGACCAGATCGCCGTGTCCCGCAACCTCGACGGTCGCATGGAGGTGTTCGCCCGCGGCTCGGACAAGGCGCTGTGGCACATCTGGCAGGTGGCACCCAACAGCGGCTGGTCCCGCTGGGAGTCCCTGGGCGGCTGGATCGACGACCTCGCGGTCGGGCAGAACGCCGACGGCCGCATGGAGGTCTTCGCCCGCGGCTCGGACAAGGCGCTGTGGCACAAGTGGCAGACCGCGCCCAACAACGGCTGGTCGGGCTGGCACTCGCAGGACGGCTGGATCGACCGGCTGGCCGTCGGGCGCAACGACGACGGCCGGCTGGAGGTCTTCGCCCGCGGCTCGGACGGCGCGCTGTGGCACAAGTGGCAGGTGGCACCGAACAGCAGTTGGTCGGGCTGGAACTCCCAGGGCGGGTGGATCGACATGCTGGACGTCGGCAAGAACCTCGACGGCCGGCTCGAGGTGTTCGCCCGCGGCGCGGACGGCGCCGTCTGGCACAAGTGGCAGGTGGCACCGAACAGCAGTTGGTCGGGCTGGAACTCCCAGGGCGGCTGGATCGACATGCTCGACGTCGACCAGAACAACGACGGCCGGCTGGAGATCTTCGCACGGGGCTCCGACAAGGCGCTCTGGCACAAGTGGCAGGTCGCCCCCAACAGCGGCTGGTCGGGCTGGAACTCCCAGGGCGGCTGGATCGACCGGATCGCCATCGGGCAGAACGCGCTCTGA
- a CDS encoding winged helix-turn-helix transcriptional regulator, which produces MRQTSFAAMQCSLARSLEVVGDWWTPLILRDLYLGLDRFDQLVDDLGISRNLLADRLETLTAGGVVAKEAYQERPARYRYVLTDAGRELVPVLLALTAWGDRWATPDGGPPLLLRHTGCGARTTPTVCCSECRAPLAADEVAVAAGPGGRTAPGTALLEGVLGRGPRPGTMGA; this is translated from the coding sequence ATGCGCCAGACCAGTTTCGCCGCGATGCAGTGCTCGCTGGCCCGATCGCTCGAGGTGGTCGGCGACTGGTGGACGCCGCTGATCCTGCGCGACCTGTACCTCGGCCTCGACCGGTTCGACCAGCTGGTCGACGACCTCGGCATCTCCCGCAACCTGCTCGCCGACCGGCTGGAGACGCTCACCGCCGGGGGAGTGGTGGCGAAGGAGGCCTACCAGGAGCGCCCGGCCCGGTACCGGTACGTCCTGACCGACGCCGGCCGGGAGCTGGTGCCCGTGCTGCTCGCGCTCACCGCCTGGGGCGACCGCTGGGCGACGCCGGACGGCGGCCCGCCCCTGCTGCTCCGGCACACCGGGTGCGGCGCGCGCACGACGCCGACCGTCTGCTGCTCCGAGTGCCGGGCGCCGCTGGCCGCCGACGAGGTGGCGGTGGCCGCCGGACCGGGTGGTCGGACGGCGCCCGGGACGGCGCTGCTCGAGGGCGTGCTCGGTCGCGGCCCGCGACCGGGGACAATGGGCGCATGA
- the msrB gene encoding peptide-methionine (R)-S-oxide reductase MsrB, whose amino-acid sequence MTTSASQPKVSKTDEEWRAQLSPEEYAVLRQAGTERAWTGEYVDTKTVGVYECRACGAELFRSETKFDSHCGWPSFYEASAEDNVILREDRSYGMIRTEVLCATCHSHLGHLFDDAPQTPTGDRYCINSVSIRLQPAE is encoded by the coding sequence ATGACCACCTCCGCATCGCAGCCCAAGGTCAGCAAGACCGACGAGGAGTGGCGCGCCCAGCTCTCGCCCGAGGAGTACGCGGTGCTCCGGCAGGCCGGCACCGAGCGTGCCTGGACCGGCGAGTACGTCGACACCAAGACCGTGGGCGTCTACGAGTGCCGTGCCTGCGGCGCCGAGCTGTTCCGGTCGGAGACCAAGTTCGACTCGCACTGCGGATGGCCGTCGTTCTACGAGGCCTCCGCCGAGGACAACGTGATCCTCCGCGAGGACCGCAGCTACGGGATGATCCGCACCGAGGTGCTGTGCGCGACCTGCCACAGCCACCTGGGGCACCTGTTCGACGACGCGCCCCAGACGCCGACCGGCGACCGCTACTGCATCAACTCGGTGTCGATCCGCCTGCAGCCGGCCGAATGA
- a CDS encoding cold-shock protein, translating into MPEGTVKWFNAEKGFGFATPDGGGPDVFVHYSAIQTSGYRSLDEGQRIAFDIEQGQKGPQAANVTPL; encoded by the coding sequence ATGCCCGAAGGAACAGTGAAGTGGTTCAACGCTGAGAAGGGGTTCGGCTTCGCCACCCCGGACGGTGGCGGACCGGACGTCTTCGTCCACTACTCGGCCATCCAGACCAGCGGGTACCGCTCGCTCGACGAAGGCCAGCGGATCGCGTTCGACATCGAGCAGGGCCAGAAGGGCCCGCAGGCTGCGAACGTCACCCCGCTCTGA
- a CDS encoding nuclear transport factor 2 family protein translates to MSPDQLPPDVVHRWCSAAEDGDATAAAACLAPDVVLVSPLTERFRFTGRDEVAEVLTAAFGVLDDIRFHTELRDGSAVALYARAHVGREELEEAQLLRLDAQGLIGELTLFVRPLPAVTGLMSALGPALARNGGRRGLAAFLGAATGPLHAMARFGERRVVPLADPGRVPAPR, encoded by the coding sequence ATGTCGCCGGACCAGCTACCACCGGACGTCGTCCACCGCTGGTGCAGCGCGGCGGAGGACGGCGACGCCACCGCTGCAGCGGCGTGCCTCGCACCCGACGTCGTCCTCGTGTCACCGCTGACCGAGCGGTTCCGGTTCACCGGACGGGACGAGGTGGCCGAAGTCCTCACGGCCGCCTTCGGCGTGCTCGACGACATCCGATTCCACACGGAGCTGCGCGACGGGAGCGCCGTCGCGCTGTACGCGCGGGCCCACGTCGGCCGGGAGGAGCTGGAGGAGGCGCAGCTGCTGCGCCTCGATGCGCAGGGCCTGATCGGGGAACTGACGTTGTTCGTCCGGCCGCTGCCAGCGGTGACCGGACTGATGTCCGCACTGGGCCCGGCGCTGGCCCGCAACGGCGGGCGGCGGGGACTCGCGGCCTTCCTGGGCGCGGCGACCGGCCCCCTGCATGCGATGGCCCGGTTCGGCGAGCGGCGGGTGGTGCCGCTGGCCGACCCGGGCCGGGTGCCGGCGCCGCGCTAG
- the hemQ gene encoding hydrogen peroxide-dependent heme synthase gives MSEQQTEDTERSIGKRANELNATIRYTMWSVFRLARPLADDQRSAVGDEVGALLDELAGKDVVVRGVYDVAGLRADADVMVWWHSSTADALQEAYTRLRRTTLGRHLEPVWSQMALHRRAEFNRSHIPAFLADEEPRRYVCVYPFVRSYEWYLLPDEERRAMLAEHGKMARGYPDVRANTVASFALGDYEWMLAFEADELHRIVDLMRELRASSARRHVREEVPFYTGVRKPIAELVADLA, from the coding sequence ATGAGCGAGCAGCAGACCGAGGACACCGAACGCAGCATCGGCAAGCGGGCGAACGAGCTGAACGCCACCATCCGCTACACGATGTGGTCGGTGTTCCGGCTGGCCCGCCCGCTCGCCGACGACCAGCGGTCGGCCGTGGGCGACGAGGTGGGCGCGCTGCTCGACGAGCTCGCCGGCAAGGACGTCGTCGTCCGCGGGGTCTACGACGTGGCGGGCCTCCGGGCCGACGCCGACGTCATGGTCTGGTGGCACTCCTCGACGGCAGACGCCCTGCAGGAGGCCTACACCCGGCTGCGCCGAACGACCCTGGGCCGGCACCTCGAGCCGGTGTGGTCGCAGATGGCGCTGCACCGGCGGGCGGAGTTCAACCGCAGCCACATCCCGGCGTTCCTCGCCGACGAGGAGCCGCGGCGCTACGTGTGCGTGTACCCGTTCGTGCGGTCCTACGAGTGGTACCTGCTGCCCGACGAGGAGCGCCGGGCGATGCTCGCCGAGCACGGGAAGATGGCGCGCGGCTACCCCGACGTGCGGGCCAACACCGTCGCCTCGTTCGCCCTCGGCGACTACGAGTGGATGCTGGCCTTCGAGGCCGACGAGCTGCACCGCATCGTCGACCTGATGCGCGAGCTGCGGGCCTCGAGCGCCCGTCGGCACGTCCGCGAGGAGGTGCCGTTCTACACCGGCGTCCGGAAGCCGATCGCCGAACTGGTCGCCGACCTGGCGTGA